The following proteins are co-located in the Legionella busanensis genome:
- the yajC gene encoding preprotein translocase subunit YajC: MSFFITNAMAAAAPAHANQADGAFPLVMLVAIFVLFYFMIIRPNSKRAKEHKELISNLKKGDEIVTSGGILAKVANIDEQFIRISIAEGVDINVQRNAVVAVLPKGTIKAL, from the coding sequence ATGAGTTTTTTTATCACGAATGCAATGGCTGCAGCTGCACCAGCACATGCAAACCAAGCCGATGGCGCATTTCCTTTAGTAATGCTAGTTGCAATTTTTGTTTTATTCTATTTTATGATAATAAGACCGAATAGTAAGAGAGCAAAGGAACATAAAGAGCTAATAAGTAATTTAAAAAAAGGAGATGAAATTGTTACTTCAGGAGGTATATTAGCAAAAGTAGCTAATATAGATGAGCAATTTATTAGAATTAGTATTGCTGAGGGTGTAGATATTAACGTTCAACGTAATGCTGTTGTGGCAGTATTACCTAAAGGTACTATTAAAGCCCTTTAA
- the queA gene encoding tRNA preQ1(34) S-adenosylmethionine ribosyltransferase-isomerase QueA, which yields MKRQDFYFDLPEELIAQYPLENRRDSRLLFYNREEQIYNHHQFDHLPKLLKPGDLLVMNNTKVIPARFFGVKETGGRVEFLIERIQDDHHFLTHIKASKALRAGMTVFLSSNWQVQIIEKVNDLYRCQVEGDIDVMLEEIGHIPLPPYITRPDELKDKERYQTIYAEHKGSVAAPTAGLHFDEDILTELKNQGVNIGYCTLHVGAGTFRPVRCDHITDHKMHKEQYVISETLCELVNKTKSQGKRVIAVGSTSLRSLESAAQKGYLESGQGETDIFIYPGYKFKICDGLITNFHLPESTLLMLVAAFIGYEQMMALYKEAIAKKYRFFSYGDACLLL from the coding sequence ATGAAGAGGCAAGATTTTTATTTTGATTTACCTGAGGAACTTATTGCTCAATATCCTTTAGAAAATCGTCGTGACTCCCGTTTATTATTTTATAATAGAGAAGAGCAAATCTATAACCACCATCAATTTGACCATCTTCCTAAACTTTTGAAACCTGGTGATCTGTTAGTAATGAATAATACTAAGGTTATTCCCGCTCGTTTCTTTGGTGTAAAGGAAACAGGTGGGCGAGTTGAATTTTTAATTGAGCGAATCCAAGATGATCATCATTTTTTAACTCATATCAAAGCAAGCAAAGCACTGCGTGCCGGCATGACTGTTTTCCTAAGTTCTAATTGGCAGGTGCAAATAATTGAAAAAGTTAATGATCTCTACCGCTGTCAGGTTGAAGGTGACATTGACGTTATGTTAGAAGAAATTGGTCATATTCCTTTACCACCTTATATAACGCGTCCTGATGAACTTAAAGATAAAGAACGATATCAGACAATTTATGCTGAGCATAAAGGATCCGTCGCAGCCCCTACAGCAGGTCTACATTTTGATGAAGATATTTTAACTGAATTAAAAAACCAAGGAGTAAATATAGGTTACTGCACACTTCATGTAGGAGCCGGGACGTTTAGGCCTGTGCGTTGTGATCATATCACCGACCATAAGATGCACAAAGAGCAATATGTTATTAGCGAAACTTTATGTGAACTGGTTAATAAAACGAAATCACAAGGTAAACGCGTGATTGCTGTTGGCTCAACTTCATTACGAAGCCTTGAAAGTGCAGCTCAAAAAGGTTATTTAGAGTCAGGCCAGGGAGAAACCGATATTTTTATTTATCCGGGTTACAAGTTTAAAATTTGTGATGGTTTAATTACCAATTTTCATTTACCTGAATCAACTTTATTAATGTTGGTCGCAGCCTTTATAGGTTATGAGCAGATGATGGCTTTGTATAAAGAAGCAATTGCTAAAAAGTATCGCTTTTTTAGTTATGGCGATGCTTGTTTATTATTGTAA
- the ribF gene encoding bifunctional riboflavin kinase/FAD synthetase produces MKLLRGLDSVSALNAGTVATIGNFDGVHLGHQALLAKLKAAALKLKLPSVVLLFEPQPGEFFYKEKAPARLTNLREKIEILQKLQIDYLCCLKFNQRLANMLATNFAQTYFFSLLHAKYLIVGEDFRFGQGRQGDINLLASMAKKSDCVIDIFANYVLDGQRISSTKIRNLLSQNQLTDAQKMLGRPYSLCGRVIEGQKRGREWGIPTANLNLKRLNLPFTGVFCVQVQDESGQVLNGIANLGCRPTVDGKHNVLEVHLFNFNGNLYGKMLKVIFLHKLRDEAKFSSVEKLVQQIHYDIKEAKCYFNDLFV; encoded by the coding sequence ATGAAGCTGTTGCGTGGTTTAGACTCAGTATCTGCCCTTAACGCAGGGACTGTAGCGACGATAGGAAATTTTGACGGCGTGCATTTAGGGCACCAAGCGCTATTAGCTAAGCTTAAAGCTGCGGCTCTAAAACTTAAATTGCCTTCTGTCGTTTTGTTATTTGAGCCTCAACCCGGGGAGTTTTTTTATAAAGAAAAAGCGCCAGCACGCCTTACTAACTTAAGAGAAAAAATAGAAATCTTACAAAAACTTCAAATCGATTATCTTTGTTGTCTTAAGTTTAATCAAAGGTTAGCTAATATGTTAGCTACTAATTTTGCTCAAACTTATTTTTTTTCTTTACTACATGCTAAATATCTTATAGTTGGTGAGGATTTTCGTTTTGGGCAGGGCAGGCAAGGTGATATTAATTTACTAGCTAGTATGGCTAAAAAATCTGATTGTGTTATTGATATTTTCGCTAATTATGTTTTAGATGGGCAACGTATAAGTTCAACAAAAATTAGAAATTTACTGTCTCAAAACCAGTTAACAGATGCACAAAAAATGTTAGGTAGGCCATATAGTTTATGTGGTAGGGTTATTGAGGGACAAAAGCGAGGGCGTGAGTGGGGTATTCCTACAGCGAACCTAAATTTAAAACGTCTAAATTTACCCTTCACTGGTGTTTTTTGTGTTCAAGTCCAAGATGAAAGTGGCCAAGTCTTAAATGGTATTGCTAATTTAGGATGTAGGCCAACTGTTGACGGTAAACACAATGTATTAGAAGTACATTTATTTAATTTTAATGGTAATTTATATGGCAAAATGCTAAAAGTTATTTTTTTACATAAATTACGTGATGAAGCTAAATTTTCTTCTGTTGAAAAATTAGTTCAGCAAATACACTATGATATTAAAGAGGCGAAGTGTTATTTTAATGATTTATTTGTTTAA
- the ileS gene encoding isoleucine--tRNA ligase, giving the protein MAEYKDTLNLPHTVFPMKANLAQREPQFLETWYTTNVYNKIRQARANGKRFILHDGPPYANGHLHCGHALNKILKDIIVKSKTLSGFDAPFVPGWDCHGLPIELNVEKKIGKAGVKVDAKEFRIKCRQYAESQINIQREEFKRLGVFGDWNEPYATYNYDYEANIIRALGKIIENGHLQQGFKPVHWCIDCGSALAEAEVDYEDKTSSSIDVAFYANDPNEFISLFGQTLPIKPVIVPIWTTTPWTLPANEAVTLNPKLNYSLVDSGESYFLIVEDLVEQVMSRYGFLNYQSCDNLPGESFTHLKLQHPFYERLVPIITGEHVTTDSGTGCVHTAPAHGVDDYTVGKAFNLPLVNPVMGNGCYTGDVQYFGGMSVLKSNEPIIELLSERNRLLHKTQINHSYPHCWRHKTPMIFLATPQWFISMDQNGLRQHILKEIDKVNWVPEWGKPRITNMVEHRPDWCISRQRAWGTPIPLFVHKATRQLHPNTLILLEEVAKRVEKEGIEAWFALNTEELLGQDANDYDKLTDTLDVWFDSGISHYSVLMQNQALGLPADVYFEGSDQHRGWFNSSLTTAVAMYGHAPYKTVLTHGYTVDSEGKKLSKSKGNYVSLDKLINQYGADVLRLWVSSTDYRNEVSISEEIIKRTSDAYRRIRNTARFLLANLVDFEPENHLIEPEQLVALDSWAIKRTQLLQEEILAAYKQYNFHIIYQKIHNFCAVDMGSFYLDVIKDRQYTTPKNSLARRSCQTAMYHIIQALTRWLAPILSFTAEEVWQCIPGQTIESVFLETWYTAWPTISNVDMNLWQRLQNVRNEVNKALEAKRQQGIIGSALAAEVTLYACQDLKEQLTQLGEELRFLLITSSALVKPLNEKPADINIDTELDLAIAVKASEMEKCARCWHRSDDIGLNPEYPDLCNRCVNNITGKDEVRYFA; this is encoded by the coding sequence ATGGCAGAGTATAAAGATACCCTTAATTTACCCCATACAGTTTTTCCCATGAAGGCTAATCTTGCTCAACGTGAGCCGCAGTTTTTAGAAACATGGTATACAACCAATGTTTATAACAAGATTAGACAAGCCCGAGCAAATGGCAAGCGCTTTATTTTGCATGATGGCCCACCTTATGCTAATGGTCATCTGCACTGCGGTCATGCTTTAAATAAAATTTTAAAAGATATTATTGTTAAATCAAAAACATTAAGTGGCTTTGATGCGCCTTTTGTGCCCGGATGGGATTGCCACGGTTTGCCTATTGAATTAAATGTAGAGAAAAAGATAGGTAAAGCTGGGGTAAAAGTAGATGCTAAAGAATTTCGAATTAAGTGTCGCCAGTATGCTGAAAGTCAGATTAATATACAAAGAGAAGAATTTAAACGATTAGGTGTTTTTGGTGATTGGAATGAACCTTATGCAACCTACAATTATGACTATGAAGCAAATATAATTCGTGCATTAGGTAAAATTATTGAAAATGGTCATTTGCAGCAAGGTTTTAAACCAGTTCATTGGTGCATTGATTGTGGTTCAGCGCTTGCTGAAGCTGAAGTTGATTATGAAGATAAGACATCATCCTCTATTGATGTTGCATTTTATGCTAATGACCCGAATGAATTTATTAGTTTATTTGGACAAACTTTACCAATTAAACCCGTTATAGTTCCTATATGGACTACAACACCTTGGACATTACCAGCAAATGAAGCTGTAACATTAAATCCTAAGTTAAATTACAGTTTAGTTGATAGCGGCGAATCTTACTTTTTAATTGTGGAAGATTTAGTTGAACAAGTAATGAGTCGTTATGGATTTTTAAATTATCAATCTTGTGACAATCTTCCAGGTGAAAGTTTTACTCACTTAAAATTACAACACCCTTTTTATGAACGATTAGTTCCTATTATCACGGGTGAACATGTTACAACTGATTCAGGTACAGGTTGTGTCCATACCGCGCCTGCTCATGGTGTTGACGACTATACAGTAGGGAAAGCCTTTAATTTACCTTTAGTCAATCCTGTAATGGGTAATGGCTGTTATACAGGGGATGTGCAGTACTTTGGTGGAATGTCTGTTTTAAAATCAAATGAACCAATAATTGAATTACTTAGTGAAAGAAATAGGCTCCTTCATAAAACACAAATCAATCATAGTTATCCTCATTGCTGGCGCCATAAAACACCGATGATTTTTCTAGCCACACCGCAGTGGTTTATCTCCATGGATCAAAATGGCTTAAGACAACATATTTTAAAGGAAATAGATAAAGTTAACTGGGTTCCTGAATGGGGTAAACCACGTATTACTAATATGGTTGAGCACAGGCCTGATTGGTGTATATCACGCCAAAGAGCATGGGGAACACCTATTCCTTTATTTGTTCATAAAGCAACACGGCAGCTACATCCCAATACTTTAATATTGCTAGAAGAGGTGGCTAAACGGGTCGAGAAAGAGGGTATCGAAGCTTGGTTCGCTTTAAACACTGAAGAGCTTTTAGGTCAAGATGCTAATGATTATGATAAATTAACTGATACATTAGATGTATGGTTTGACTCAGGTATATCTCATTACAGTGTTTTGATGCAAAATCAAGCGTTAGGCTTACCCGCAGATGTTTATTTTGAAGGCTCAGATCAACACCGTGGTTGGTTTAATTCATCTTTAACAACAGCAGTTGCCATGTATGGCCATGCACCTTATAAAACTGTTTTAACCCATGGTTATACAGTTGATTCTGAAGGTAAAAAACTTTCTAAATCAAAAGGTAACTATGTTTCATTGGATAAATTAATTAACCAATACGGTGCTGACGTATTACGATTATGGGTGTCTTCGACCGATTACCGTAATGAGGTAAGTATTTCTGAAGAAATTATTAAACGAACGAGTGACGCTTACAGGCGAATTCGTAATACTGCAAGGTTTTTATTAGCTAATTTAGTCGACTTTGAACCTGAAAATCATCTCATAGAGCCTGAACAATTAGTGGCGCTTGATAGCTGGGCTATTAAGCGAACCCAACTATTACAAGAAGAGATTTTAGCGGCTTATAAACAATATAATTTTCATATTATTTATCAAAAAATTCATAATTTCTGTGCTGTAGATATGGGTAGTTTTTATCTGGATGTGATTAAAGATCGACAATATACTACACCTAAAAATAGTTTGGCACGTCGTTCCTGCCAAACAGCCATGTATCATATTATACAAGCTTTAACGCGTTGGCTTGCTCCTATCCTCTCTTTTACAGCAGAAGAAGTATGGCAGTGCATTCCTGGTCAAACAATAGAATCAGTTTTCTTAGAAACTTGGTATACAGCATGGCCCACAATTAGTAATGTCGATATGAATTTATGGCAACGTTTGCAAAATGTGCGTAATGAAGTTAATAAAGCATTAGAAGCTAAACGCCAACAAGGTATTATTGGTTCAGCCTTAGCAGCTGAAGTAACACTTTACGCATGTCAAGATTTAAAAGAACAATTAACTCAACTAGGTGAAGAGTTACGCTTTTTATTGATTACTTCTTCAGCGCTCGTTAAACCACTAAATGAGAAGCCTGCTGACATTAATATTGATACAGAATTAGATTTAGCCATTGCTGTTAAAGCGAGTGAAATGGAAAAATGTGCGCGATGTTGGCATCGATCAGATGACATTGGTTTAAATCCAGAGTATCCTGATTTATGCAACCGCTGTGTAAACAATATAACTGGAAAGGATGAGGTTAGATACTTCGCATGA
- the secD gene encoding protein translocase subunit SecD — MHNKYPFWKNIALIIVAVIGLIYAVPNLYSEDPAIQISSQTTIDTEQLKQQVTNILAEAQIKYNSITTSNESVELRFTSTDTQLLAQDVLKKGLGQGYTIALNLAPATPSWFRKINAEPMKQGLDLRGGVHFLLEVDVDSLINRRYEGLMKNIGQDLREKGIRYAGIRYFPDKGINIIFRTPEAIDDAALEIKSNLPGIVVNKLKETNTLVVALAPTELNSLRQNTIEQTMSILRNRVNELGVGEAVVQQQGATRIAVDLPGIQDAARAKQILGGTATLEFHLVDQENDPQVAKQTGAVPVNSKLYMMDGHPILLKKQVVLSGDSITSAVSSFDQQTASPAVQVQLGGGGESLFTKITRENIGKRMAIVFVETKTALQTLNGVTKRVSHREERVISAPVIQNALGNNFQITGLTDSKEASNLALLLRAGALPAVIYPVEERTVGPSLGKENIRRGIVSLEVGMGLILILMLVYYRFFGLVANIGLFLNLVLLSALLSLIGTTLTLPGIAAFVLTVGMAVDANVLIYERIREELRNGMSPQAAIYAGYDRAFSTIIDANVTTLIVGVVLFAIGTGPVRGFAVILSLGLLTSMLTSITYTRAIVNWYYGGRNVKKLSIGI; from the coding sequence ATGCATAACAAATATCCGTTTTGGAAAAATATAGCGTTAATTATTGTTGCTGTAATTGGTCTTATTTATGCTGTACCGAACTTATACAGTGAGGATCCAGCTATCCAAATATCTTCGCAAACAACAATAGATACGGAACAACTTAAACAGCAAGTAACTAATATCCTTGCTGAGGCGCAAATCAAATATAATTCGATCACTACTAGTAATGAAAGTGTTGAACTAAGATTCACCTCAACTGACACTCAATTATTAGCTCAAGATGTCCTTAAAAAGGGGTTAGGTCAAGGCTACACAATTGCTTTAAATTTAGCGCCTGCTACCCCTAGTTGGTTTAGGAAAATCAATGCTGAGCCGATGAAACAAGGCCTTGATTTACGTGGCGGCGTTCATTTTCTCTTAGAAGTTGATGTTGATAGTTTGATTAATCGCCGTTATGAAGGATTAATGAAAAATATTGGTCAAGATTTACGAGAAAAGGGAATACGTTATGCAGGTATTCGTTATTTTCCCGATAAAGGCATCAATATTATATTTCGTACCCCTGAAGCGATTGATGATGCCGCTCTTGAGATTAAAAGCAACTTACCAGGTATTGTTGTTAATAAATTAAAAGAAACAAACACACTTGTTGTTGCTTTAGCACCAACTGAGCTTAATAGTTTAAGACAAAATACCATTGAACAAACGATGAGTATTTTGCGAAATCGAGTTAATGAGTTAGGTGTTGGTGAGGCGGTTGTACAGCAACAAGGAGCGACAAGAATAGCTGTTGACTTGCCTGGCATTCAAGACGCTGCTAGGGCAAAACAAATTTTAGGTGGTACAGCAACCTTAGAATTTCATCTTGTCGATCAAGAAAATGATCCCCAGGTTGCTAAACAAACAGGTGCAGTTCCTGTTAATAGTAAACTTTATATGATGGATGGCCACCCAATTTTACTAAAAAAACAAGTAGTATTAAGTGGTGATTCAATAACTAGTGCTGTTTCTAGCTTTGATCAACAAACTGCTTCACCAGCTGTACAAGTTCAACTTGGTGGCGGTGGTGAAAGTTTATTTACCAAAATAACGCGTGAGAACATTGGTAAACGGATGGCAATTGTTTTTGTAGAAACGAAAACAGCCCTACAAACCTTAAATGGCGTTACTAAGCGGGTTTCCCATCGTGAAGAACGCGTAATTAGTGCTCCAGTTATTCAAAATGCACTAGGAAATAACTTCCAAATTACCGGCTTAACAGATTCAAAAGAAGCTAGTAATTTAGCTTTATTACTGCGCGCTGGTGCCTTACCGGCAGTTATTTATCCTGTTGAAGAACGTACAGTTGGTCCTTCACTGGGTAAAGAAAATATACGTCGCGGTATTGTATCTTTAGAAGTTGGCATGGGTTTAATTTTAATACTGATGTTAGTCTACTACCGTTTCTTTGGATTAGTAGCAAATATTGGCTTATTTTTAAACCTTGTTTTATTAAGTGCATTATTGTCCTTAATTGGTACTACGCTCACACTACCTGGTATCGCGGCCTTTGTTTTAACAGTGGGTATGGCAGTTGATGCAAACGTTTTAATTTATGAACGTATACGTGAAGAACTACGTAATGGCATGTCTCCACAAGCAGCAATTTATGCAGGTTATGATCGGGCATTCTCAACAATTATTGATGCTAATGTTACAACTTTAATTGTTGGAGTCGTGTTATTTGCGATAGGAACTGGGCCCGTACGAGGTTTTGCAGTTATCTTATCATTAGGCTTATTAACTTCCATGTTAACAAGCATTACTTATACCCGGGCTATAGTAAATTGGTACTATGGCGGACGGAATGTAAAAAAATTATCTATAGGTATTTAA
- a CDS encoding multidrug DMT transporter permease, translating into MMTDKLFNTQTIIVTLDVDALLFNRLQQVAQAGFSAVEINTHDETLLKSILQQFPKLRIGAANIINTQQLENCYQAGVHFVSSPGFLPAIAQTASIYSINYLPGVATISEAMQVMALGYYQVRPYPSTLSFCVLLNRCLPMLRLFPMEVEWDEAEHYLSLPSVDAVSILNPEATQLSTLSTAIFA; encoded by the coding sequence ATAATGACTGATAAATTATTTAACACACAAACAATTATTGTGACGCTAGATGTTGATGCATTACTTTTTAATAGACTTCAACAAGTTGCCCAAGCTGGCTTCTCCGCTGTTGAAATAAATACCCATGATGAAACCTTACTAAAATCAATTTTGCAACAATTCCCTAAGTTACGTATTGGGGCAGCTAATATTATTAATACTCAACAATTAGAAAACTGCTATCAGGCAGGAGTTCATTTTGTTTCCAGTCCAGGATTTTTACCGGCTATTGCTCAAACCGCTTCAATTTACTCAATTAATTATTTACCGGGGGTTGCTACCATCTCTGAAGCTATGCAAGTTATGGCTTTAGGATATTATCAAGTACGTCCATATCCTTCAACGCTGTCTTTTTGTGTGTTATTAAATAGATGTTTACCAATGTTACGTTTATTTCCAATGGAAGTTGAGTGGGACGAGGCTGAGCATTATTTATCTCTACCTTCAGTAGATGCAGTCAGTATTTTAAATCCAGAGGCTACCCAATTAAGCACGTTGTCGACAGCTATTTTTGCTTAA
- the secF gene encoding protein translocase subunit SecF: protein MEFFNPNSKIDFMGARKWTAIFSALIFIVSISALVINGLKWGLDFTGGTQIEVSFPESANLTAIRDNLYQAGFKEAQVISYGTSKDVLISIAPRMNQEQSILVDKVMSALPPGAIKQRVDFVGPQVGEELATKGALAIIVSLLGTMIYIAMRFEYRLAVSSAVALIHDPVLILGIFAMFHVEFDLKALAGLLAVIGYSLNDTIVVFDRVRENFVKIRRAEPLEIMNISINQTLSRTIMTSLLTLFVVVALFIYGGETIRSFSLALIIGIIVGTYSSIYVAGALAVGMGLDRKDFLPTQRREVDDRP, encoded by the coding sequence ATGGAATTTTTTAATCCAAACTCAAAAATAGATTTTATGGGGGCAAGAAAGTGGACGGCTATATTTTCTGCCCTAATTTTCATTGTTTCAATTAGCGCTTTAGTAATTAATGGCTTAAAGTGGGGCCTGGATTTTACGGGAGGGACGCAAATCGAGGTGTCTTTTCCTGAGTCAGCTAATTTAACTGCGATTCGCGATAATCTTTATCAAGCTGGTTTTAAAGAAGCGCAAGTTATTAGCTATGGCACTTCTAAAGATGTTTTAATTAGTATTGCTCCTCGTATGAATCAAGAGCAAAGCATTTTAGTTGATAAGGTCATGAGTGCTTTACCGCCAGGGGCTATTAAGCAACGCGTTGATTTTGTAGGGCCACAGGTGGGTGAGGAATTAGCAACAAAGGGTGCTTTAGCTATTATCGTTTCTTTACTAGGAACAATGATCTATATTGCTATGCGTTTTGAATACCGCCTGGCAGTTAGTTCTGCTGTTGCCTTAATTCATGATCCCGTGTTGATATTAGGCATATTTGCTATGTTTCACGTTGAATTTGATTTAAAAGCACTAGCAGGTCTTTTAGCTGTAATAGGTTATTCGCTTAATGATACAATTGTCGTGTTTGATAGAGTAAGAGAGAATTTTGTCAAAATTCGGCGTGCTGAACCTTTAGAAATCATGAATATTTCGATCAATCAAACGTTATCGAGAACTATCATGACTTCACTGCTTACGTTATTCGTTGTTGTTGCCCTCTTTATTTATGGTGGCGAAACAATCCGTAGCTTCTCGCTTGCCTTGATAATAGGTATTATTGTAGGAACGTATTCTTCTATTTATGTAGCTGGTGCTTTAGCAGTGGGTATGGGGCTTGATAGAAAAGATTTTCTTCCTACGCAGCGTCGTGAAGTTGATGATCGACCTTAG
- the lspA gene encoding signal peptidase II — MKKWPWLLLSLLVIGIDQLSKFWAATQLLPYQPEPLLPMVNFTLAYNTGAAFSFLSNAGGWQRWLFAIFSLVMSAVLLIWLLRTPRHLKLQLTGISLVLGGAIGNLYDRAVVGYVVDFIQVYYKNFYWPVFNIADSAICIGAFLLLLDLSKNSCRQRA, encoded by the coding sequence ATGAAAAAATGGCCCTGGTTACTTTTAAGTCTATTAGTTATTGGTATTGATCAGCTTTCTAAGTTCTGGGCTGCAACCCAACTCCTGCCTTATCAACCTGAGCCCTTATTGCCAATGGTTAATTTCACTTTGGCTTATAATACAGGCGCTGCATTTAGCTTTTTAAGTAATGCAGGTGGTTGGCAACGTTGGTTATTCGCTATATTTAGCTTAGTAATGAGTGCTGTATTATTAATATGGCTTTTACGCACGCCAAGGCACTTAAAACTACAACTGACAGGCATAAGCTTAGTTTTAGGTGGCGCTATAGGAAATCTATACGATCGCGCAGTAGTAGGTTATGTCGTTGATTTTATTCAAGTCTATTATAAGAATTTTTATTGGCCTGTATTTAACATAGCGGATAGCGCCATTTGTATAGGCGCTTTTCTATTATTACTCGATTTAAGCAAAAATAGCTGTCGACAACGTGCTTAA
- a CDS encoding type IV pilin protein, with protein MIRVKGLNRGFTLIELMIVVVIVAILAVIAYPSYQDYITRGRRADGQAALLDLASRMERYYTQQNTYQTATIGTGNATDVRGTNLSPDQWYTLSITAQTPSTYTLQATPRNQQATNDTRCQTLTLNSLGVKGIGTGPGGAPTGPVSKCW; from the coding sequence ATGATAAGGGTTAAAGGTTTAAATAGAGGATTTACCTTAATTGAATTGATGATAGTAGTTGTTATTGTAGCTATACTAGCAGTAATTGCTTATCCTAGTTATCAAGATTACATTACTCGAGGTAGGCGTGCTGATGGACAAGCTGCTTTACTTGATTTGGCAAGCCGTATGGAACGATACTACACACAACAAAATACTTATCAAACAGCAACAATAGGTACGGGTAATGCAACTGATGTAAGAGGAACAAATTTATCTCCAGATCAATGGTATACTCTATCAATCACAGCACAAACACCCTCTACTTACACCTTACAAGCAACCCCTAGGAACCAACAAGCAACTAATGATACTCGTTGCCAAACTTTAACTTTGAATAGCTTGGGCGTAAAAGGGATTGGGACGGGCCCCGGAGGTGCACCAACTGGCCCTGTGTCTAAATGCTGGTAG